A stretch of the Apteryx mantelli isolate bAptMan1 chromosome 3, bAptMan1.hap1, whole genome shotgun sequence genome encodes the following:
- the CHRNA2 gene encoding neuronal acetylcholine receptor subunit alpha-2: MQEQTHSHAEERLFKYLFAGYNRWSRPVPNTSDVVIVKFGLSIAQLIDVDEKNQMMTTNVWLKQEWSDYKLRWNPADFDNVTSIRVPSEMIWIPDIVLYNNADGEFAVTHMTKAHLFSNGKVKWVPPAIYKSSCSIDVTFFPFDQQNCKMKFGSWTYDKAKIDLENMEHHVDLKDYWESGEWAIINAIGTYNSKKYDCCTEIYPDITFCFIIRRLPLFYTINLIIPCLLISCLTVLVFYLPSDCGEKITLCISVLLSLTVFLLLITEIIPSTSLVIPLIGEYLLFTMIFVTLSIIITVFVLNVHHRSPSTHKMPRWVRSFFLDFIPRWLFMKRPPVLPPSDGAAGQYDLPGTRLSSSRCWLETDVDDKWEEEEEEEEEEEEEKTYPSRVPQASSHSQGTQCRYVCGRQLRKASGGPRVPSKGDDAGSDQGLLLSPSILKALEGVQYIADHLRAEDADFSVKEDWKYVAMVIDRIFLWMFIIVCLLGTVGLFLPPYLAGMI, from the exons ATGCAGGAGCAGACCCACAGCCACGCCGAGGAGCGCCTCTTCAAGTACCTCTTCGCTGGCTACAACCGGTGGTCGCGACCGGTGCCCAACACCTCCGACGTCGTCATCGTCAAGTTCGGGCTGTCCATCGCACAGCTGATCGACGTG GATGAGAAGAACCAAATGATGACCACGAACGTCTGGCTGAAGCAG GAGTGGAGCGACTACAAGCTGCGCTGGAACCCAGCAGACTTTGATAACGTCACTTCCATCCGCGTGCCCTCCGAGATGATCTGGATCCCCGACATCGTGCTCTACAACAA CGCAGATGGGGAGTTTGCCGTGACCCACATGACGAAGGCTCACCTCTTCTCCAACGGGAAGGTGAAGTGGGTGCCGCCCGCCATCTACAAGAGCTCCTGCAGCATCGACGTCACCTTCTTCCCCTTTGACCAGCAGAACTGTAAGATGAAATTTGGCTCCTGGACCTACGACAAGGCTAAGATCGACCTGGAGAACATGGAGCACCACGTGGACCTCAAGGACTACTGGGAGAGCGGCGAGTGGGCCATCATCAACGCCATCGGCACCTACAACTCCAAGAAATATGACTGCTGCACTGAGATCTACCCTGACATCACCTTCTGCTTCATCATCCGCCGCCTCCCACTGTTCTACACCATCAATCTCATCATACCCTGCCTGCTTATCTCCTGCTTGACCGTGCTGGTCTTCTACCTGCCCTCCGACTGTGGAGAGAAGATCACGCTCTGCATCTCTGTCCTGCTGTCCCTCACCGTGTTCTTGCTGCTCATCACGGAAATCATCCCTTCCACCTCCCTAGTCATCCCTCTGATCGGAGAGTACCTCCTCTTCACCATGATCTTCGTCACGCTCTCCATCATCATCACCGTCTTCGTCCTCAACGTCCACCACCGCTCCCCCAGCACCCACAAGATGCCCCGCTGGGTGCGCAGCTTCTTCCTGGACTTCATCCCTCGGTGGCTCTTCATGAAGCGGCCTCCTGTGCTGCCTCCCAGTGATGGGGCCGCGGGGCAGTACGACCTGCCGGGGACAAGGCTCAGCAGCTCCCGGTGCTGGCTGGAAACCGACGTGGATGACaagtgggaggaagaggaggaggaggaggaggaggaggaggaggagaagacgtaCCCCAGCCGCGTGCCCCAGGCGAGCTCCCACAGCCAGGGCACCCAGTGCCGCTACGTTTGTGGACGCCAACTCAGGAAGGCATCGGGGGGCCCGAGGGTGCCCTCCAAGGGTGACGATGCGGGTTCAGACCAGGGGCTGCTGCTGTCCCCCAGCATCCTGAAGGCCTTGGAAGGGGTGCAGTACATCGCTGACCATCTGCGAGCAGAGGACGCTGACTTCTCG GTGAAGGAGGACTGGAAGTACGTGGCCATGGTGATAGACCGCATCTTCCTCTGGATGTTCATCATCGTCTGCTTGCTGGGGACCGTGGGGCTCTTCCTCCCGCCCTACCTGGCGGGGATGATCTAG